A genomic region of Cannabis sativa cultivar Pink pepper isolate KNU-18-1 chromosome 1, ASM2916894v1, whole genome shotgun sequence contains the following coding sequences:
- the LOC115706415 gene encoding CAAX prenyl protease 1 homolog, translating to MAFPYMEAVVGFMILMYFFESYLDLRQHAALKRPVLPKTLEGLISQEKFEKSRAYSLDKSHFHFVHEFVTILMDSAILFFGVLPWFWKKSGDFVVLAGLNAENEILHTLAFLAGVMFWSQITDLPFSLYSTFVIEARHGFNKQTVWLFFRDLIKGIFLAIILGPPIVSAIIFIVQKGGPYLAIYLWAFMFILSIVMMTLYPILIAPLFNKFTPLPEGGLREKIEKLAASLKFPLKKLFVVDGSTRSSHSNAYMYGFFKNKRIVLYDTLIQQCKDDEEIVAVIAHELGHWKLNHTMYSFIAVQILTLLQFGGYTLVRNSSDLFRSFGFDTQPVLIGLIIFQHTVIPLQHLVSFALNLVSRSFEFQADAFAKKLGYTSSLRAALVKLQEENLSAMNTDPWYSAYHYSHPPLVERLAALDKPDKKSD from the exons ATGGCATTTCCTTATATGGAAGCGGTTGTTG ggTTTATGATATTGATGTATTTCTTCGAATCATATTTGGATTTGCGGCAACATGCAGCACTAAAACGGCCAGTTCTTCCAAAAACATTGGAAGGCTTAATCAGCCaagagaaatttgaaaaatctcgAGCCTATAGTCTTGATAAAAG CCACTTCCATTTTGTCCATGAGTTTGTGACCATACTAATGGATTCTGCAattttgttctttggggtattgccTTGGTTTTGGAAG AAATCAGGGGATTTTGTGGTGTTAGCTGGTCTCAATGCAGAGAATGAGATACTACACACTCTGGCATTTTTAGCTGGTGTTATGTTTTGGTCACAG ATCACTGATTTGCCATTTTCCCTTTATTCTACTTTTGTGATTGAGGCCCGTCATGGATTTAATAAG caaaCGGTATGGTTATTCTTTAGAGACTTGATCAAAGGAATCTTTCTTGCCATCATTCTGGGTCCTCCTATTGTGTCTGCAATTATTTTCATAGTTCAG AAAGGAGGTCCATACTTGGCCATATATCTTTGGGCCTTTATGTTCATTCTATCAATTGTGATGATGACACTCTACCCAATTCTCATAGCCCCACTTTTTAACAAGTTCACTCCT CTTCCAGAAGGTGGTCTCagggaaaaaattgaaaaacttgCTGCATCTCTCAAATTTCCATTGAAGAAGTTGTTTGTTGTAGATGGATCCACAAGGTCAAGTCATAGCAAT GCATACATGTACGGATTCTTTAAGAACAAGCGAATTGTTCTCTATGATACACTAATTCAACAG TGCAAAGATGATGAAGAAATTGTAGCTGTTATAGCTCACGAACTAGGGCATTGGAAGCTTAATCATACAATGTACTCGTTTATAGCTGTGCAG ATTCTCACTCTTTTGCAATTTGGAGGATATACTCTTGTGAGGAACTCAAGTGACCTGTTCCGGAGTTTTGGGTTTGATACACAGCCAGTACTTATTGGACTTATAATATTTCAG CACACTGTAATCCCGCTCCAGCATCTAGTTAGTTTTGCTCTTAACCTGGTCAGCCGATCTTTTGAATTTCAG GCTGATGCCTTTGCTAAGAAGCTTGGCTATACCTCCTCACTTCGGGCTGCTCTTGTCAAACTAcag GAAGAGAATCTGTCAGCCATGAACACTGATCCTTGGTACTCAGCTTACCACTATTCTCATCCCCCACTTGTTGAAAGGTTGGCTGCTCTTGACAAACCAGATAAGAAGTCAGACTAA
- the LOC115706414 gene encoding large ribosomal subunit protein uL5c, which yields MASPSLLGSTTSSFHGQFPAIQPPLLSARIPYGNGCGIVSVRAMARPVLVEKSESEKVQRLKTTYLEKIVPLLMEEFSYKNILEVPKVEKIVVNSGIGDAQQNAKGLEAAMNDMALITAQRPVRTRARNSIATFKIREGQPLGIAVTLRGNVMYSFLDRLVNLAFPRTRDFQGVNPNSFDGHGNYSVGIREQSVFPEIRFDALGKPMGMDVCIVTTAKTDKEGQRLLALMGMPFREGGGATSLVRKKKLRAHHFDSKSRGRARK from the exons ATGGCGTCCCCCTCGCTCTTAGGGTCCACTACGTCGTCGTTTCACGGCCAGTTCCCGGCCATTCAACCTCCATTGCTTTCCGCACGAATTCCTTACGGAAATGGATGTGGGATTGTCTCGGTGAGAGCCATGGCGAGGCCTGTGTTGGTTGAGAAGTCCGAGTCAGAGAAGGTCCAACGGCTGAAAACCACTTACCTCGAGAAAATTGTTCCTCTGCTCATGGAAGAGTTTTCCTACAAGAACATCCTCGAG GTTCCAAAGGTAGAAAAGATTGTGGTGAATTCTGGTATTGGAGATGCTCAGCAAAATGCAAAAGGGCTTGAAGCTGCAATGAATGATATGGCACTCATTACCGCGCAGAGACCTGTAAGGACACGAGCAAGGAATTCCATTGCTACCTTCAAAATCAGAGAAGGTCAACCACTAGGAATTGCTGTCACACTTAGAGGAAAT GTGATGTACTCATTCCTCGATCGCCTTGTTAACTTGGCGTTTCCTAGGACAAGGGATTTCCAAGGTGTGAATCCAAATAGCTTTGATGGACATGGGAATTACTCTGTCGGAATTCGTGAACAGAGTGTGTTCCCGGAAATCAGGTTTGATGCCCTTGGTAAGCCCATGGGAATGGATGTTTGCATTGTCACTACTGCTAAAACAGATAAAGAAGGCCAAAGACTATTAGCTCTCATGGGCATGCCCTTCAGAGAGGGTGGAGGTGCCACATCACTGGTGCGCAAGAAGAAGCTCAGGGCTCACCACTTCGATTCCAAATCTAGAGGAAGAGCCCGGAAATGA
- the LOC115708206 gene encoding sphingoid long-chain bases kinase 2, mitochondrial: MMGFYQIALGGGGVHGVGVSMAKSCLMNAEQPTVPDLSTERSILGSGSSFSRRRDLVFIVNPRGANGRTGKEWKKLLPYLRSRLGSNCNISESLTSGPSHAIDITREAIREGADAVIAVGGDGTLHEVVNGFFWAGKAVTNHDREATHSTALGLIPLGTGSDFARTLSWPNNPAEAIERIYRGHRSRIDIGVIDGEKGESHYFLNVADIHLSAKAGFFASRYKKFGNLCYVIGALQAFIGHRNQDLRIKVNEGEWQTYPQVTALCIGNGKYFGGGMKITPNADPSSGDFEVVILQDFKWYDFVLKLHKLYNGTHLSVTNVSSIRVHSIEVEDISGSGSIFVQSDGEHLGFLPRKFGIIPAAIEMIC, encoded by the exons atgatgGGTTTTTATCAGATAGCATTGGGAGGTGGAGGAGTTCATGGAGTTGGTGTTTCAATGGCCAAATCTTGCCTCATGAACGCAGAGCAACCCACAGTTCCTGATCTCTCTACTGAACGTTCCATTTTAGGAAGTGGGTCCTCCTTTTCTCGCCGCCGCGACCTTGTTTTCATCGTTAATCCTCGAG GTGCAAATGGCAGGACAGGGAAGGAATGGAAAAAGCTGCTTCCATATCTAAGGTCTCGACTCGGTTCAAATTGTAAT ATAAGTGAATCATTGACTTCAGGCCCTTCTCATGCAATTGACATAACAAGAGAG GCTATTAGAGAAGGTGCAGATGCTGTTATCGCAGTTGGAGGAGATGGAACTCTTCATGAG GTTGTTAATGGATTCTTCTGGGCTGGAAAAGCTGTCACTAATCATGACAGAGAAGCCACACATTCAACTGCACTTGGT CTGATTCCCTTAGGAACAGGTTCTGATTTTGCCAGAACACTTAGCTG GCCAAACAATCCTGCTGAGGCCATTGAACGAATATATAGAG GACACAGGTCACGAATAGATATTGGTGTCATTGATGGAGAAAAAGGAGAATCCCATTACTTCTTGAATGTTGCTGATATTCATTT GAGTGCAAAAGCAGGATTTTTTGCCTCAAGatacaagaaatttggaaacTTGTGCTATGTTATTGGTGCTTTGCAAGCCTTTATTGGGCACCGTAATCAGGACCTCAGAATCAAG GTTAATGAAGGTGAGTGGCAAACATATCCTCAAGTGACAGCCCTTTGCATTGGTAATGGAAAGTATTTTGGTGGCGGCATGAAAATTACACCAAATGCTGATCCATCTAGTGGTGATTTTGAG GTAGTGATTCTTCAAGATTTTAAGTGGTATGACTTTGTTCTCAAACTACATAAGCTATACAATGGCACACATTTATCAGTAACAAACGTTTCTTCAATAAG GGTGCACTCCATCGAAGTGGAAGACATTTCAGGAAGTGGAAGCATATTTGTTCAGTCGGATGGAGAGCATCTCGGGTTCCTGCCGAGGAAGTTTGGCATAATACCGGCTGCTATCGAGATGATATGCTGA
- the LOC115706416 gene encoding probable serine/threonine-protein kinase At1g01540, which produces MSIYDAAFVNSELSKPTSIFGLRLWVVIGILVGSLIVITLFLLSICITSRHRTKHKSKSSTKPTSTMASAIDLQTPVISKEIQEIVHHHPQPEIHVEIGKPDHRVVVFSDRASSGESRGTMMSGGDTTSFGSGNVGPEVSHLGWGRWYTLRELEAATNGLSPENVIGEGGYGIVYSGILGDGTRIAVKNLLNNRGQAEKEFKVEVEVIGRVRHKNLVRLLGYCVEGAYRMLVYEYVDNGNLDQWLHGDVGEVSPLTWEIRMNILLGTAKGLAYLHEGLEPKVVHRDVKSSNILIDRQWNAKVSDFGLAKLLCSDTSYVTTRVMGTFGYVAPEYACTGMLNEKSDIYSFGILIMELISGRNPVDYSRQQGEVNMVEWLKTLVGNRKSEQVIDPKLPEMPTSKALKRVLLVALKCVDPDATKRPKMGHVIHMLEADDLLFRDDRRTARDVPQPNRDHPQQQESRAGAKIGDKQLGGETSDTTASEGDSGSIHHQPTRWR; this is translated from the exons ATGTCAATCTACGACGCTGCGTTTGTGAACTCTGAGCTCTCCAAGCCCACTTCCATATTCGGGCTACGGCTCTGGGTCGTCATCGGAATCCTTGTCGGTTCACTTATAGTCATCACACTCTTCCTCCTCTCAATCTGCATCACTTCTCGCCATCGGACCAAGCACAAGTCCAAATCTTCGACCAAGCCCACATCAACCATGGCCTCTGCCATTGATTTACAAACCCCAGTGATCTCCAAGGAAATACAGGAGATCGTTCACCACCATCCGCAGCCTGAAATCCATGTTGAGATCGGCAAACCCGACCATAGGGTCGTCGTGTTCTCGGATCGAGCATCCAGTGGGGAAAGCAGGGGAACGATGATGAGTGGAGGTGATACGACGTCGTTTGGCAGCGGTAACGTAGGTCCTGAGGTTTCGCATCTTGGGTGGGGAAGATGGTATACTCTGAGAGAGCTTGAAGCGGCCACTAATGGGTTGTCTCCTGAGAATGTGATTGGGGAAGGTGGGTATGGGATTGTCTACAGTGGTATTCTCGGTGACGGTACCAGAATCGCAGTCAAAAACCTCTTGAATAACAG GGGTCAAGCTGAGAAGGAATTTAAGGTGGAGGTAGAAGTAATTGGGCGTGTGAGACACAAAAACCTAGTGAGGTTACTTGGATACTGTGTTGAGGGTGCCTATAG GATGCTTGTGTATGAGTATGTTGACAATGGTAATCTGGATCAATGGCTCCATGGGGATGTTGGTGAAGTAAGCCCATTAACATGGGAGATCCGGATGAACATCTTACTGGGAACAGCAAAAGG TTTGGCCTATCTTCATGAGGGTCTTGAACCGAAGGTTGTTCACCGTGATGTGAAGTCTAGCAACATACTAATTGATCGACAATGGAATGCAAAGGTGTCCGATTTCGGGCTTGCAAAGCTCTTGTGTTCTGATACAAGCTATGTCACTACTCGTGTAATGGGAACATTTGG TTATGTTGCACCAGAATATGCTTGCACTGGAATGCTGAATGAAAAAAGTGATATCTATAGCTTTGGAATTCTCATCATGGAGCTAATTTCTGGAAGAAACCCCGTTGATTATAGTCGACAACAAGGAGAG GTGAATATGGTTGAATGGTTAAAAACTTTGGTTGGGAATCGGAAATCTGAGCAAGTAATTGATCCCAAGCTGCCTGAGATGCCAACTTCCAAAGCACTCAAGCGTGTTCTCCTAGTTGCCCTTAAATGTGTTGATCCTGATGCAACAAAAAGGCCAAAGATGGGGCATGTTATTCACATGCTTGAGGCAGATGACTTGCTATTTCGAGAT GACCGCCGTACTGCTAGAGATGTTCCACAACCAAATCGTGATCATCCTCAACAACAAGAAAGTCGTGCTGGTGCTAAAATAGGCGATAAACAATTGGGTGGAGAGACTTCTGATACAACAGCAAGTGAAGGTGATAGTGGCAGCATTCATCACCAGCCAACAAGGTGGAGATAA
- the LOC115708281 gene encoding uncharacterized protein LOC115708281, which produces MAAIFSFSSNISHLNCQNYLLIQQPTNPRRSLLRTRCAGENPPSNSATEPENALLKVAWNASELLGIATSFFRSPNNAEAGEVALELARDASGLVDRAAIVKTIKEDFERSYFVTGNLTLDAYEDDCEFADPASSFKGLRRFKRNCTNFGSLLERSNMKLMKWEDFEDKGIGHWRFSCVLSFPWKPILSASGYTEYFFDPQSGKVCRHVEHWNVPKMVLLKQIFRPSRRLR; this is translated from the exons ATGGcagcaattttttcattttcttctaACATTTCCCATCTCAATTGCCAGAACTATTTATTGATTCAACAACCAACAAATCCTCGCCGGAGTTTATTAAGAACTCGCTGCGCCGGTGAAAATCCACCAAGCAATTCGGCAACCGAGCCTGAAAATGCTTTGCTTAAGGTAGCTTGGAATGCCTCCGAGCTTTTGGGAATCGCCACATCATTCTTCCGATCGCCGAACAACGCCGAAGCTGGTGAGGTGGCTCTTGAGCTCGCCAGAGATGCGTCGGGATTGGTCGACCGGGCTGCGATTGTGAAAACCATTAAAGAAGACTTCGAAAGATCATACTTCGTCACAG GTAACCTTACACTTGATGCTTATGAAGATGACTGTGAATTTGCCGACCCTGCAAGCTCCTTCAAGGGGCTTCGTCGTTTCAAAAGGAACTGTACGAATTTCGGGTCCCTTCTTGAGAGGTCGAATATGAAGCTTATGAAGTGGGAGGACTTTGAG GATAAGGGAATTGGTCACTGGAGATTTAGTTGTGTGCTATCCTTTCCATGGAAGCCCATTCTTTCTG CAAGCGGTTACACAGAGTATTTTTTTGATCCACAGTCTGGAAAAGTATGCAG GCATGTTGAGCATTGGAATGTTCCCAAAATGGTATTGCTGAAGCAAATATTTAGACCTAGCAGGAGGTTGAGATAG